GCTAAAAACCTGAAGTTGTATAGTGCGCACCTCATTAATCCATCTAAGAGGAGCAAAGTTCATAACAATGCTGCTGCtgcattttctttgaattttgaagCAACAAAAAGAGCATTTAACATgtcaaggggaaaaaaatcacCACAATCCCCACGAAGGTCAAGGTGGATACAACATCCGTTGATTGATGATAGTCCTGCACGTTGAATCTTAGACAGTTTTCCATCAAGAGCATACCTTACTAAATTCATATGAGGATAAACAGGAAGCATGTGTAGAAAGGAACCTGTAGGAGAAATGATAATCCAATAAGGAAGCCAGCCAAGCAAGCTCCGCATGCTGAAACCTGCATATTAGCTAGTTGGTTTCAGGAATAGTAAAGTTTCGACTACATTCAGAAGCATTTTATCTATCAGCCATTTTGAAGTAATATTTGTGTTGGGTGAATATGATGAGCACAAGAATGATCCGCAGTGCTTCGGCTCAGTTACTACCAGCAGTAACGGTCGTCTTCCGAATTTATCCATCAAGAACACAGCTACAATATTTGCTGCCAACTGCGTGTCATGGATACGAAAGAATTATTCATAGGCTAAGGgaggagaggagaaaaaaggCTCACTATTTACACAGGAATACAAACCTTGACAATGGCCGTGGTGATGGACCCGGCAGTAGTTGAAGCACCTGTCTCAGAAGCCAATTGTTGTCAATGTATTATTCATCTTGAAATGGAAAGTTTTCATTGAATGATGATTCCGCGTAGATGAAGTTACCGGCTTTTTCGAGAATTGAACTCATATAAAATCCATATGCATTTAATCCTCCCAACTGTTGAAAAACCATTAGGCCAAGTCCAACCTAGATCGAAGTCACATGCTTGATTTCATCGATAACATGAAATTGGTAAAGATCGAGATAAATAGTAAGAATTCAGCTACGGGGCTTACAGTTAGTGCTCGTGCGTATTTTCGCTGAAATATGTGGAATATCCCACGTTCTGATACTTGTTGAAGAGTTTCAATGTAACCCTGCAGTAAACGAAGCGCTACCTCATGCTAAACCACACTACCTTTCTCGAAAGTAAAGCCATTTGGACATAATTAAGCCATGAGTTTAAAATGAAAACATTCTGCTGCAGTGAGATTTTATACTTCGATTTCAGATGTTTCTTTGGAGATATCTGCATTCTTTCCCCTGAGACGCTGCAACGCAGCTTTCATGTCTTTTTCTCGACCAACCTTGGCCTGTGCACAGCAATCATCATTGTCTATATCAGTCCCGACTGATGCTTCTGCCAGTCTTACTCATGCAAGCAACAAGGCGGGGGCAAAAATTGCATGAAAGGTTCTAGATTCTATTTAACATGTCATCTACATTCCAGCAACAGTATCTTGAATTTCCCTTCAAGAAACTCACCAGCCATCTAGGAGATTCTGGAATAAGGAAAAGACCCCCCAGCTGCAATAGACATGGAATAATTCCTGAAACACGTTGCATGAGAAAGCTTAAAAATCATATTCGAAGCATACgaaccaataattatttaaagtCTAATGGGGAGTACCTAAACAAGCCAAGAGACGCCAATTTACCAGCGAACCAATGATGTACGTCATTGACATGCCACCAGCTATCACCAACTGTATATCATCCACCAGGTTAAAAAAGGGAAGTTAGTTTCGATATACAAAGGATGGCCACAAGATCCTCCAGCGAGATAAtgtgatttgtatgatgcaagAACAAGTCAGGAAAGATATGTGGAATGCCTAAAATGACATCGATAAAAGCTGTAAAGAAGGGGCCTGAGCTTGTGGATCATACAGAGGATCGATGTAATTTGACTTCAGGTAGAGACTGAAGCCAAGGCAACAATTTATGAGGCTTTTAATTACCATACAGAGCGAAACAAATCCTCCCCTTAAATTCTTCGGTGTTACCTCTGCAACATACACTGGTACCTGCACGATTAA
This genomic stretch from Eucalyptus grandis isolate ANBG69807.140 chromosome 3, ASM1654582v1, whole genome shotgun sequence harbors:
- the LOC104417685 gene encoding sugar transporter ERD6-like 5 isoform X1; the encoded protein is MGTPGGEMGIPLLEEQEEVLPDRITHMLVLSAFFAVCGSYVFGNAVSYSSPAESGIMDELSLSLAEYSVFGSLLTVGGLLGALCSGKVADLIGRRGAMWVTDVSGIIGWCAIFLSESAWSLDLGRLLLGFGVGLASYVVPVYVAEVTPKNLRGGFVSLCMLVIAGGMSMTYIIGSLVNWRLLACLGIIPCLLQLGGLFLIPESPRWLAKVGREKDMKAALQRLRGKNADISKETSEIEGYIETLQQVSERGIFHIFQRKYARALTVGLGLMVFQQLGGLNAYGFYMSSILEKAGASTTAGSITTAIVKLAANIVAVFLMDKFGRRPLLLVSACGACLAGFLIGLSFLLQDYHQSTDVVSTLTFVGIVVFSGFFAMGLGGIPWIIMAEIFPMNVKGPAGSLVNLVSWSGSWLVAYTFNYFFEWSSAGVFFAFSGICCSAVLFIAKMVPETKGRTLEEIEASMTS
- the LOC104417685 gene encoding sugar transporter ERD6-like 5 isoform X3 encodes the protein MGTPGGEMGIPLLEEQEEVLPDRITHMLVLSAFFAVCGSYVFGNAVSYSSPAESGIMDELSLSLAEYSVFGSLLTVGGLLGALCSGKVADLIGRRGAMWVTDVSGIIGWCAIFLSESAWSLDLGRLLLGFGVGLASYVVPVYVAEVTPKNLRGGFVSLCMLVIAGGMSMTYIIGSLVNWRLLACLGIIPCLLQLGGLFLIPESPRWLAKVGREKDMKAALQRLRGKNADISKETSEIEGYIETLQQVSERGIFHIFQRKYARALTVGLGLMVFQQLGGLNAYGFYMSSILEKAGASTTAGSITTAIVKLAANIVAVFLMDKFGRRPLLLVSACGACLAGFLIGLSFLLQDYHQSTDVVSTLTFVGIVVFSGFFAMGLGGIPWIIMAEVNFPNEREGTGREPREFGQLVRFLACGLHIQLFL
- the LOC104417685 gene encoding sugar transporter ERD6-like 5 isoform X2 translates to MGTPGGEMGIPLLEEQEEVLPDRITHMLVLSAFFAVCGSYVFGNAVSYSSPAESGIMDELSLSLAEYSVFGSLLTVGGLLGALCSGKVADLIGRRGAMWVTDVSGIIGWCAIFLSESAWSLDLGRLLLGFGVGLASYVVPVYVAEVTPKNLRGGFVSLCMLVIAGGMSMTYIIGSLVNWRLLACLGIIPCLLQLGGLFLIPESPRWLAKVGREKDMKAALQRLRGKNADISKETSEIEGYIETLQQVSERGIFHIFQRKYARALTVGLGLMVFQQLGGLNAYGFYMSSILEKAGASTTAGSITTAIVKLAANIVAVFLMDKFGRRPLLLVSACGACLAGFLIGLSFLLQDYHQSTDVVSTLTFVGIVVFSGFFAMGLGGIPWIIMAEVSEKSDFPNEREGTGREPREFGQLVRFLACGLHIQLFL
- the LOC104417685 gene encoding sugar transporter ERD6-like 5 isoform X4, which translates into the protein MDELSLSLAEYSVFGSLLTVGGLLGALCSGKVADLIGRRGAMWVTDVSGIIGWCAIFLSESAWSLDLGRLLLGFGVGLASYVVPVYVAEVTPKNLRGGFVSLCMLVIAGGMSMTYIIGSLVNWRLLACLGIIPCLLQLGGLFLIPESPRWLAKVGREKDMKAALQRLRGKNADISKETSEIEGYIETLQQVSERGIFHIFQRKYARALTVGLGLMVFQQLGGLNAYGFYMSSILEKAGASTTAGSITTAIVKLAANIVAVFLMDKFGRRPLLLVSACGACLAGFLIGLSFLLQDYHQSTDVVSTLTFVGIVVFSGFFAMGLGGIPWIIMAEIFPMNVKGPAGSLVNLVSWSGSWLVAYTFNYFFEWSSAGVFFAFSGICCSAVLFIAKMVPETKGRTLEEIEASMTS